The genomic region caACTCCACAAGCTGCATCTCAACCCCAAGTACCCAGTCACGCACCGACCAGATGCACGAGCGCGTGGGCTCAGGCTCCTAGCGACTGTGACGCGTGGGGCAGCAGTGTCTCCTACCAGAATTGCGGGGGAAGGACAGTAAAGAAAGGGAGCAAACAAGGGCACCATCACAGAGATGACTGCAGGGATTCAGTGCTTTTAGAACAAAAGCAACacatggaaatgtttttttcttgggAATAAACCTGCTTTCATCTATTGTATCTGAGTCTATGAGCTGGAAAAGGCTAGGATAGCAACCACAAAAAAACGCTGCTTAGGCTTTGAAAGAGGTAAGAGTTCTCCTCACATTATGAAGATTTTTGTACAATCAAAAGAatcaagacaggaaaaaaaattccctgtgTGAAAGGCGTATTTATTAAAAGTTGTTAAAGCTCTTTTTAGAATAGGTCAGAGAGACAACTGTCAGGTGTCATCCATAGAGTTGATTCTATCCTGAGATGGCTGGATGAAACAGCCATTTTCTCCCAACATGACCAAAAAACTGGCCCAAACATAATATCTTGTATAAGCAACAACTCTAATTGATGTATAAAATGTAGAGTGTACAAAATCCACAGAGCTGCACAACAGATACTGGAAAGAACAGCAATCAAATCCGGTTTGATCCATTTCAATTGAATTCTACCAATGCAGGCAAAACTTCCCTCCCATATATCACTAACCTGAGACAGATCAACTTAATGGTTAGCAgattaaaataaatcagaaaattaaaataaaaagcctcAATTATGTGAGAATAAACAGTGACAGAAGCCTCTTCATTCCCTTACTTGTAAGTCCAGGCACCACCAGCAACTGTCTTCATGCAGGATCCACAGTGCCAGATACCCACAGCCTTCCTCTTCATTTTGGTCtgtaacaggggaaaaaaaaaaaaaaagcaaaaaagcattCTCTGTCAGCTGAAAAAGCCAAACAATAAACTTCAGGCGAAAGATTCAGCATTACCTACAGCCATAGTTAAAGTCAGGCAAAGATTAGGGAATGTTTTTATTCAGATTCTTTACAGACAGCTTTTCATTCAGATAGAAAGTTGGTCATTTCTAAGCACATCATTAAAAATTCAGTTCATTTGGAACAAGAAAAACTGTAAGGAGTTACATCCATCATAGTATGTGATATTCTCACATGGTTGCATGACCAGTGGCAGCACTGATCTTATTGGTGCTCCCTGGACATCCCAAAATTGCTTTAAACTGCCTCTTCTTTGAAGGGCATCCAAAGAGCGAGTAGTGAGCACTGACTCTACCACCTTGCAAAGATGATAATGGGTTTGCCTAAACCTATGCTGGATTTAAGTGGATCTGCAAATGAGGTTATTAACGTTCTCAGTTTATGAGATACTGTGTATTAAAAATTTTCcatgtttggcttttttttttttttttaattcccagcCACTGAAAGATACCTACTGTACAGGTATCAGCAACAATTAACTGCATATAGCACAAGCTGCTGGGCCTCTGTCAAGAAACATATCTAAATGTGAATTCTGATCACATACATGAGCAGGCAAGATTATTTAccagaaattcttccctatcCAAAGTGATACAGTGCACAAATATAGCTGACTGAAATCAAGAAGTTTAAGTGGGAAAAGCAagcttcctcctcccccaggtATGCTGTGAAGCTACTGCaagaaaaaaccctaaaatCCGAAGTCATACCTTAATTATCAGGGCAACACATGTCTTTTAATTCTGTCTTTTGATACCTAAAATGTACAGTACAGTAACATTCTTGCTGTTCtgtgtgatgaaatgcaatttaCATTTGTTTTCACTTAATTACCATTAAACATCCACATGAAATGCCCACTAACTCTGTTTTGTGAGGAACTTCAGCAGTAGGCTAAAGCTTACAATAAACTAATTACTGTCTCAAAACTAGTTGAGTTCTCTTCAATAGAAAAATTTCTGAAGCTTCAAACTGCATTTCTATCATTaataataaagatttttttaacgGCTAAGGAATTAGGTCTATCTCACCTTGCCACAGAAGGAGCAGGTATACTTGGCATGCTGGCTAATTTCGATCTTCTTCACCATTTTCCTAAGGGATGCACCATAACGGGTACCGTATTTACCCACAATCCCAACCTTCTTGGTGCGCTTAGCCTGTTGGGAAACAAGTCAGAATAAGCTTCAAATTTGCTGGCATCCttgttccctcagcagcactccTCTCCTGACACCACAGCAAATCGCTCCGCACTCAGCAGCGGCGCTGCAGCCGACCAACGCCTCTTCCCTGACATTGTACACAGAGTGTTAGCTATGAAACGGCAAGGCTCAGGTAGAGAAGGCCGCAGCCCAGCAGTCAAGAGCCAGCAAAGGCAGGTTATTCCTCAAGGCCAGCCCGGTCTTACACGGaaccctcctgctgccagcagaggtaCCCACTAGGCACTGCCACCCCCTTACTGTCCGGTCTTTCAGCGTCTCACCCCCATCCCACCGCGACCTGCCATTCCTCGCTCTCGGACGATTGCCCACAGGCCGCCCAGTCGGAAACGAGCTCCTCGAGCACCGCCGCCCGGGGACAGGGCCTAGAGGCTCTCGCGTTCTGTACCGCGTCCCCAGCGGCCTCCGCAATGTCCTCCCTTCGCTGTGTCGTCCCGCAGCCCCGATGCGGCGGCCTCAAGGCGGATGTCGGCGGATGCGCCCCGGTGCCCCAGCTGCACTCACCATCTCCCTGCCCGGCGCCGCCGCTGAGAAAGGAAACCCTTCCTGCGCAGGCGCAAGATGAGGCGTCCCCGCCGGAAGTGACGAAAGAGGCGACGGAGAGCCGGGCGGAGGTGATGCCAACGCGTGAGTCCGCGCGGTGCTGTGCATCTCTCCTGTGACGGGAGGGTCATCTGCAGCCGGGAACGCAGGTGCAGCTTGATGGAAGAAGATGTATCGCTTAGCAAACAGCACCTATTGATGTGGAGCCCGAGCAGTACCTCAGCTCCGGCAGCGCCTACGGGAGCTTAAGAGCCCTGGCTTTCCACccaaggaaaggaaatagaaTAGTTACACCCATTCACTTTGTTTTTAGAGAGTAGTACGCAGATTGCCACAATATAAAAACGGTCAGCAAaccagtaaaagaaaaaagaaatgataTATGTATACATAAATACAAACGAAGGAGGATGAATTCTGATCATTAAACATACCAGCCCTAAACCCAGAGGTTCAAAGAAAGGTCCAACCGTGGCATCTACATTATTTTCTTGGGGTCATCCCCCATTGAGACAACCAGCCATAAAAGCCTTCAGGTGCTACCAGAGAGGTGGACTAAGTATCCAGATGGTGTCCCCGGATGCCGAGGCAGCTGATCTGACTGTCACCAGGCACCAGGCCATAGGGCTGGGAGCCAGGAGGGCTCCCACCCTGCTCAGACCTGGTGTGGGCAAGTGAAACACATCCCAatagtgctgagctgcagtgctcaTAATGGGATTAACAACCCATAAACCTCCATTATGAAATGTAATCCAGTTAGCATGGGAGGTTTTAATGTgcaaagcaggctgcagctcatTCCCTCCCACCAGGGCTGCCCAGCCCACCTGGATAAACCGTCCCAGGGTACTTTCTGCAGgtgctttttctcctttaacAGCCCCATACCCACCCCAGCTGCCTTTATCCATGGcagccctcctcttcctttgcaGTCTATTTAATTAATAGGGAATTACAACTGGAGTGTACTCTGCCACTATTGTTAGCTGTTCCCCAGCTCAGGTCCATACTTTCAGAGATGCTCAGGGGGACACACTGCTTTGAACACTCAGATTTTTAATTCCCTCTGTCATGCTACGCACCCTATGCCTCAAGCATCCCTGCAAGCTCTCCCATCCAGCAGGTCCTCCCAGAGGCCCTTGTTCCAGATGAGGGCTTAAGCAGGGATTTAGGCAAAGGCATTTTTATCTCCTGTTGAGTCAAAGTCTCATATTGCCCTTTCCGTATCTTCATCACAATGGTGACTCACACGATACATCTTTGATACCAATgtattaaaatttttaaaaagccacaaaaccaaacccaacccaaaccaaaccaccaaaaccaaaccaaacgaaaacaaaccaaaactacaaaaccaaccaaacaaaacagaaaaaggaaggaaatagtTTCTTTGTCTGCTTTGTGActatttggttaaaaaaaaaatatgtcagACAATACATCCAGGGCAGAACCTCTACTGATATTTTCGAGTCTCTATCTACGAAGTTCAGTGTGACAGTACAGCACATGGTCTTTTCCTTCATCTACCATTATGAACAGAGAACTCTGCCAGCAACAAAATCCAGCCCCCTCAGGCAACAGCCAttgccagcactgccaaaatAAACCTGTTTACAAGTGACTAGAAGATGGATGGATGCAGTCAGACCAGCACAGCTCCAAAAGTCTTGCTTCAACAGTCCATCACCTTGAACTCTTTCCTGTACACCCCAGGCTGGTCAGCTTCATGCTTTGAAGATGCATTTCAAATTGCTCCATATTGTTGCAAGAATAACTCCTGAACTTACCTGTGGGTCTCACTGCCAACCTGCACACTACCTTGTACAAATTCTTACCAGCAAGCCTCGGAGATCCCAGTCTGctggcagcttcccagccacCTCCTCACCATATTAATGATAGACTAATGGTGTCATTCGACTAAGGCCTGAACAGTCTTTCCAGTCCCTTGATGCAACGACTAAAAGCACTTTCCTGCAAGATTATTCTCCCCTTTTACCTCTAGCAAGGATAAAGTGAACCTCAAGCGTACTTGAAGAGCCTCTGTGTAACTGCAGCAAACCAGCTGAGAGAATTTATGGGTCCTAACAAGGAAAGAGAGTGCACCTTGCAtacctctgcagggctggggtttaTCAATCTATGGATAAGATAAATTGAATTTGAGAAGCAGGACACTCCAAGGGTAATTTCTGCAGATTTTAGAGAAATATTCTTTTCAGATAGCTGTAGCTTTACAAGGAGGAAGATAATTACTCCTACAGGAGATGATAATGAGCATACAAATAATGCCTTCTGTATTTTTTCAGTTAGGCAGACAGCAACATTTCTCACCCCTTACTCAGAACAGTCCTCTCTGCAAGTAGAAAGATGACGTCTCCTAGGAACAGATTAAATGCTCCATGTCAAAGAAGACAGACATcaaaaaaatgttgaaaaggCTGTATTTATCTCCTGGACAGCTGTTGGAGAATGTAGCTCTCTGACTCAAATGCAGAGATAAAGCACTTCCTCCAGTCAGCCAGGCACACGACCCTCCATCTTACTCCCCTTCACTTGTGCGCACACAGCAACACACCTTCTGCAGTCAGGAATGAAAAGCACAACTGCATGCACAGCCTGCGGGGCATTTCCATGACGGCACTTGCTGAAAATGGGATAACCAAATCCTTTGATGCAGGAAAAAATATCCCAGTTACTATCAGGTTGATCTTTTGGGACAAACGTTTTCCTTCCTAACTGTCAAAGAGGGGTCTGCTTTCAGCATCTGTGGTACCTACACACCACCAAGCATAGCACATTAGCTCCTGGCCTCCAGAAACTAAATGCAAGCCTTCAGCTTGCTTTTCCCTCACCCTTCTCTACAGATTATGGTTGTATAACGTTAACTGGCACCTTTATGAAATTGTATGTTTCCTGAACTGCCTGATCACATTTGCTTAACACCAGCTCATCTCCAAGAATCTTTTAGTACTAAGACCAGAAGCATGAAAGATATTAATCTCTGATCACACTACATCACACTGGCAATAACACACAAATTAAAGACAACCATGCAGAGATGGATGAGAAGACCAGTTGTGACAAACAGCCATTTGCCTTCACGTCCAAACCACAGCAGAAGTAGCCTCTAGAGTTATTGCAGAGGCATCATGACTGTGAAATGGAATCAAGACATGTCCAAGGGATAGCAATTGTGTCACAATCTCCTGAAAGTAACTGAAAAGCAGGTTTCCTCAGGCAGCACCAAGGCTGGGAGTTAAGGTCTCCCAGTTCACAGGGCTGAAAGCACGATAAGAGGCTTCACAAATCAAAACCAGGCATTTTAATCACTGCATCAAGCAACAGTGCTGCTTTTGGCATTCTCACTGTAACCTGCACAGAGCTGTAATGGGAACAGATAACATGTCCTAAGGCGCTAGCCTAAATGTGTTATGGAAGTAGCTGTTGATTCATCTAaaagcaaagtatcatgggagTCTTCCTTTTGAAAGCTGATGCTTTTAGAAAGTACAAAAGGAAGTGTCCCCAAAAAACCCTGTTTTCAGCCAATaaatgttgtggggtttttttctttaatggtaATATTTCCACAGCATCACTTATTTCTCAAGCTTAAGATCCAAATTAGAGATGAAATTCTAAAATCGAAAAAGTAGCAAAACCCCCTTGAGAACTATGACTTAAAACAACTTTTAAATGGCTCAGTCCAGAATCAGTCTCTTACAAAACAAGGGCAGAATTCAGCACATGCTCCCCTCTCTTCACCCATCTGTAGAAATCAGTTTCAGGTTttgaagaaaacacacacatCCCTCCTTCCTAAGCACCTATGCTTAATCCTTTGCAGTCAGCACAAGCTTCACTCTCCACTGACACAAGCAGTACATGCCATGGCACAGGTCCTAAGCTTTTAGCAGCTGAGGCCAGAGATCAGTGTGCTCAGGCAGGCCAGGTGCCTAACAGGCAATGCACACCTCCTGGCAGGCAGTTACACTATTTAGTTTTAAGGTACTgactgctctgcacaggcaaAAAATCTAGGTCTCTCCTCACAAAACATTAAGATCTGTCTGGATCTTTTCTACTCACTGCCAAGCTGAATACCAATGACACAGTTTGTCAGTGACCCAAGTAAAAGCAAAATTTTGCCAGACAACTGACTCCCATAAATACAGACTAAAATTCTTGGAGTTGGAAGATTGATTGTTAAAAGCCCTCTTCTGTTGCTAAGAAGTTAGTTCTTACAACTGCCTCATGGACAGAAGCCATTATCTGCTTGTTAAACAAAGCAACCAAGAAAGCTGACATGCTGAAATGAAGCAACATGCTACTTGCCCATTGCCATTTGGTCACTGGCAAAAACAGGACTGCAGATGTGTGCTGCTCATCTGTCACACTGTCAgactgccttctcctcctttggGATGAAATGCACTAGAGATACAGAAAACGTATAGTCTTTTATTTTGGAAATTCAAAAAATAATActtgattggttttgttttctattttttaataatgataaaaaaataattttagccATTGTGGCTTTTGCTGTCAtcatgacattttaaaaaaatcctcaatACGTCGCTTTTTGGGGGGGCTCACTGAACCTGTCTCTCCTTCTGTATCTTGCAAGGCACTGCCAGAGTCAAATTTGCAGCAAGCATCAGCTGCCTCCAAAAGCAAAGCTTCATCAATGTCATCTCCACCCTCAGAGAAGGCCCTCTGGAAAAGGTTGTAGATGGTCTTCTGCTTTGGATCTGGCTGAGAAATTAGAACAGACAGAATCAGCATACACATTGTCACATAAAAACAAAAGTGAGCAACCATCAGAAGGCACTCACCCTGAGACAGAGTACACATGTATATATATCatatacacacacccccctATATACACATCCCAGAGACATATATATGCTATGAAGGCTATTATGTCTCCTTGCATGCAGCAGGCTTGAGAACTCTGTAGAGAGTCCAAGTCAAGGTATGGATGCTGGAAAGAACGGAAGAATCTGATCTGTAGCACCAAAGGCAGAACAGGTGTAAGGGTAAGGTCAGCCTGCCCATCACCTGAGTCTAGATGTACACAAGCCAAAGCCGACTCAGCCTCTCCCATGGACCCGCAGTATTCTTTCAGGTCAATTACCTTAGGGCAGTAATTAGTGGATTCAGCTGTTTCAGATAAATTAGTTTCTGAAAGACCAGCTTCCCctagcactttcattttctcttgaaTCATTGGCCTAGGAGAGAGAAACAGGTATtactgaaaggaagaaaacagcatgTAAGGACAATATGTCATTTACTGCATGTGGATGGAAAGACATCTAACAGGGATATATCAAGTTGGCTTTTCTACTAAAGCTTACTAGTTCCTTAACCTGTCCTGCTCTTGTTTATGGTGATTGTGTGCTGTCTTGGGATATCAATCAATCCgatttaaataaataacaagAAGAGGATTTCAGGATATTTGGAGAACACACATATCCAGTAATGAAACTATTTGACTGAGGTAACACCAATgaaggcagaacaagaggatgcAGATAAAGGGAGTTCTAACAGCCTGTGTGTTCAGTCTTCCAGGTAAACAAGAGTAATCTCATTACTCTTATTTAATCATTAACAGAGACATCAGCAGGTGTCTCCTCATGTATTGCAAGAGAAAGAACCCACCACTAGCCCAAGAAAATGAGAAGTCCCAAACCCCTGCAGACTGGACACTCGGAAAGATTCAAAGGCCACAGCACAGTTAATGCCTTTACCAAATAGCCTTGttgtcttgttctttttcttgcctttaaAAAAGGATGCTACTGTCTTCCTCTGGAGAGCCACATTTGCTTCCCATTAAGCATTAATGACTGCACAGACAGCATTTcacaaataaaagcagaattaCTGTCATTAACTTCTCATGAAATGTGGGCGATGCATCAGCTTCCAGATTCCTGCATTGTAGGGTTATAATTATTTGCCATCATGATA from Indicator indicator isolate 239-I01 chromosome 5, UM_Iind_1.1, whole genome shotgun sequence harbors:
- the RPL37A gene encoding 60S ribosomal protein L37a translates to MAKRTKKVGIVGKYGTRYGASLRKMVKKIEISQHAKYTCSFCGKTKMKRKAVGIWHCGSCMKTVAGGAWTYNTTSAVTVKSAIRRLKELKDQ